TTTGCATCTGGCTACTCCCCTGGAAAATGAGAGATAGTAGGGCCGCCTTGTGTCAGGGATATGACGCTGGCCGGACTTGTTCAAGGAAAGTCTAGAGGGTAGCCTCTAGCGAGACAACAAGTGCCAGCGCACACTTGCAGAAAACTGGGCATAATGGGTTTCCCAATTTCCTACACTGCGAGGCTGCCATGATAGAAGTCCACCACTTAAAAGAATCACGCTCACGCCGTATTACCTGGTTGCTGGAAGAACTGGGGCTGGATTACACCGTCATCTCTTACGACCGTGATCCCAAGACCCGTCTGGCACCGCCGGAACTGCAAAAGATACACCCGCTGGGCAAGGCGCCTGTCGTGCGTGACAAGGATCAGACCCTGATCGAATCAGGTGCCATCATCGACTACCTGATACGCACCTATGGCAATGGCCGCCTGGCACCTGCCATGGGCACGACTGACTACAACCGCTATGTGCAGTTCCTGCACTATGCTGAAGGTTCAGCCATGTTGCCGCTACTGTTGAAGTTGTATGTAGGTCGCCTGGGTGACGCCGGTGCACCATTGCATCCACGTATCAACGGCGAAATCGCCAACCATTTCAGCTACCTGAATGCTGAGCTGGAAGACCGTGATTACTTCGTTGGCGACAGCCTGACGGGTGCCGACATACAATTGTCTTTCGCCGTACAGTCAGCCGTGCGCGGTGCTGGCTGTGAAGCCTTCCCCAACCTGACCCGCTTTGTCGATATGGTAGCGGCTCGTCCTGCCTATCAAAAAGCAGTAGAGAAATATAGCGAGTAATCGCTTTAGATGCAGTTCGTGGATTGACAGCTACGATTGCATGCTCTATCTTCGCAATGCGGCGGACCCTGCAAGCTGGCGCTCAGACGCAAGTCCATAGTGCCTCTGCGGGGTTACCCCGTGGGATAAATTTACCTGGTATTTCATCGCGTGAGCCGCCCTGCATTCCATGCAGACTGGCTCACACTACACGAGACTGGTTGCAGGCTCTCCGCCGCCCCGCTGCCGACGATCATACACCACTGCCTTCACTCATGGACAATCCCAAACAGGTCGCCTTAGCCATTGCCGATGCCTTATTGGCAGGTGAATGCAGCCATATCGCCCTGATGAAAAACATGAGCTGGGTATTGGGCAGGAAATGGCCGTGGATACCATCGCTGTGTCAAAAAATTGAACAGCATGCTGGCCCGCATTTTTATCATTACAGCCGCCATGAAATGGCAGCCTTGATACTGGACGATCATGGCTACTCCAGTGCCTGGCGCGACGGGGAAAAACCGCAAATCAAACAGTATTGCCTGCAGCCAGCGATCGCCCCTGAAAAACCGGCATGGCTGCAAGCCCTGGCTTTACCTGAATTTAATAACTCCGCTGATTTGGCCAAACACCTGAACCTGACTGTCAATGAACTGGCCTGGTTTGCGGATCAATGGCGACAGGATGCGCAGGCAGCACCACAACTCGGACACTATCATTACCGCTGGCTGGAAAAAGCAAGCGGCGGCTGGCGCTTGCTGGAAATACCCAAGTCGCGCCTGCGCCATATACAAAGAAAAATCCTGCAACAGATATTGAACAAGGTGCCGCCACATGCGGCAGCGCAGGCATTTCAACATGGCCGCTCGAGCATCAGCCATGCGACACAACACACGGGGAAACGTGTCGTGGTCAGGCTGGATTTGAAGGATTTTTTTACGAGCATCCCAGGTTCACGCCTGCATGCCCTGTTCACCAAACTGGGCTATCCAGAAAAAGTGGCGGGTACGCTGGCACGTCTGTGCAGCAACCGCACACCCACTGCTATCGTCAAAGACAAAACCCGCTGTCCATTTGCTCAAGTCAGCTCTGCTCATCTATTGCGCAGCCCACATCTGCCACAGGGTGCAGCGACCTCCCCTGCCCTCGCCAATCTATGTGCTTACCGTCTCGATATACGCCTGCAAGCTTTGGCGGATAGCATGCAGGCCAGTTATAGTCGCTATGCAGATGACCTGACATTTTCTGGTGATGAAGAATTTGAGCAAAGCCTGCAGCGTTTTATCCCACAGGTGGCGACCATCGTGCTGGAAGAAGGTTTTGTATTGAATTACAAAAAGACCCGCATCATGCGGGCCTCAACCAGACAGCAAGTCACCGGCATCGTCGTCAACAACCACTGCAATATCAAACGCAGCGATTTTGATACCCTGAAAGCCATACTGACCAACTGCCTGCGCCACAATCCAGCGTCGCAAAACCGTGAAGGACATGCCAATTTTCGCGCTCATCTGGCAGGCAAGCTTGCCTATATGCGCATGATCAATCCGGCGCGCACGGCAAAGCTACAAACCCTGTTTGAGCAGATTAACTGGTCAGACACACCAGTTATGACTTGACTTTGGCTTAACGACGGATTGCCGCCCAAGCCAGCATCGTCCATCCCGCCAGAAAAGCCACCCCACCTATGGGTGTAATCGCCCCCAGTATGCGTATGCCAGTCAATGCCAGCGCATACAGGCTGCCACTGAAAATAATAATCCCGGCCAGCATGGCCCAGGCCGCCTTGCGCAACAGGGCATTATCCTGCTGCTGCAACATGATGCCCAGCGCCAGCATGCCCAGGCCATGCACCATCTGGTAAGTCACTGCCGTTTGCCAGATAGCCAGCATGTCGGCACTCAGCATTTGCTTCAAGCCATGTGCACCAAAGGCACCGGCAGCCACGCCTATGAACATGAGGATGGCGGCAGTAGCGATGAAAGAACGTGCTTGCATATCGGCGGCAGGAAATTGGATGAAAACAGCATTGTAAGGCAAGGCGCAAAAAAAGAAATTTTTGCGCGCATGGTACTTCTCACAGAATGCATGGATAATTGTATTCCACTCACATCAGCGATTCGTCCATATTTTCATTTTATGCAGGTAAGAGCATGACAAGTTTTTCTGGTATTTTGATTTTCAGCCTATTGTTTGGCAGCTTGCACCAGACTGTATCTGCGCAAACCATAGAAAGCATCCCTTTAGGTGTGCAAGAAGTAGAAAATACTACGGTGGAAGAGTATGGCAAAACTTATTTTGGTGCTGAAAAAGGCAGTATCAAATCCTGGCAAGTTTTATTGTGGGATGGTGAAAAATTATCCTGCAGCCCTTTCCAGGGTTTCCGCAAGAAGGCGTTGCCATTTAACTGGGACAGACAAGATGCAAAAAACTTTCTCATAGAACCTGTCGTTCCTGAATCAGCCTTATTCATACTCAAAGGCTTAGGTACTACACCAATCCAGAAAACAAGCGCGTTTTGCCAAAATGGGACAACGATAAAAGAAACCATCCGGGAGGGCTGGAAAAAAGCCGTCAGCCTCGACGCAAAAAAACTGGAGCTGCGTGCAGTTTACCAAAAGAGCGCCGATGCAAAAATCTTGCCAGGGTCAATGCAACTACTGATGAGTGTTCCCGGCAAACCCGATAGCATCATACTGGATCGTGCATTTGGCATGATTTTTAGTGAGCAGAAACTCATGTGGTATGGCGATCTCAATGGCGACGGACTACCAGACTTTTTGATACAGAGAACTTTAATCACGGGAGAAACCGACTACATTCTTTCTGTCAGCAACACCAACTGGCAATACACCGTGCTTGGCATCACTATTGATAGCGACAAGCCTGATATGGGATTCTCTTCCGGTGTCGGTGAGGCAGATTATCAGGAATCACAATTACTGAATTCACCACGGCCTTATCCGGTTTATACGCTGCCACAAACAACGGTCACTGCGTCTGGGCAAGAGAAGGCGCGCAAAATGGCGAAATCTGGTGCCATGACTGTCTCTGATTTATTGCTGGTTAACCGCACGGTAAGTGAAAATGCCAATGCAGACAGTGAGGAAGCACCCAAGATCTCGCTGCAACCAGCAAAAGCAGAAATCAAACGCGATCTGGTATTCAGCTTTGATGAAGAAAAATATCGCCTGCTAGTAGAAGAACTACCTGTATTCTGCGAACAAGTCCATGGCCCCGCCTACATTTCACAATTATATTATGGTGCCTACGGAGGCTGCCCACGCAGTCTGGTAATCAGTCTCTATCACAAAGGAAAACGTCAGGTCTTGTTGGTAGCCAAACCTTATCAGGAAGACCCCATGTCCGTGACGGCCGGAGACCTCGATGGCAGCGGCATCTTGTCCATCGCCCTGAGCTGGCAGCCTCACTATAATAACGGCATGTACAATCAGTGGAAAAAGACCAATGATGGGACGAGAATCATGAAACGCGTTTCGGTATTTCAATCACAGGGATGTTGAAATCATGATCAAAAAATTCTTGTGCCTGACTTTTTTCCTCTTTACAGCAACAAGTGCAGTTGCCCAGTCGCGTTACGCCATTATCGAAACGTCGGAAGGAAACATCAAAATAGAATTGAATGCCAGACAGTCGCCAAAAACAGTTGCTGCTTTTATTAAATATGTAAAGGCGGGAGTATACAAAAACAGCATCATTCATCGTGCCGTAAAAGATTTTTTGATACAAGGTGGTGAATTGGCAAAAGCAACTGAAAGTGGAGGGAATATATCCCTGCGAGCAGATTTTGCTCTGCCAATTTTTGCTCCAGAAGTAAAGAATGGCCTCAAAAATCAACGCGGCACAATAGCGATGTCCACAACCAAAGTAGGCAATAGAGTATCTGTGCCCACAGGTTTCTTTATTAACCTCAAGGACAATCAATTTCTTGACTATTACCTTTATGAGAAAGAGACCATGGTGCCTACCCTGGCGGGCCCACAGCTAGCTCCTGCGGGCACTGAGATCAGCGGCTATGCCGTATTTGGTCGTGTAGTTGAAGGTATGGCTGTCGCAGATCAGATCGCTCAAACTGCAGTTGAAGTACGTAACTCATACGAGCATATGCCCGTGCAGGAAATTGTGATCAAACAGATTCGCCTTAGCGATAAATAATGTTGACTACTAGCGAGTAGAAGCAAGAATTTTCTAATACGATTTTTAAAACCAGGCTAACAAACAAAACAGGTCGCCCGTGAGCGACCTGTTTTTTTGCGACTATCTTAGATCAAGCAATATCAGGCAGCTTTTTGCGCAGACTGTGCTGTATTGAATTCAGCAATCAGTGTTGCTTCCTTGGCCTTCGCGGCTTTGAAATGCCTTTCCTTGACATGACCATAACCGCGTATGTCTTCAGGGATGCTGGCAATCGCTACTGCCTTGGACAAATTATCTGCATTCAATAAAGGAAGCAACTTGTTCAAAGTTTGTTTGTACTCGACTGGCAAGGCACGTTCCATCCTGCGTTCTTCGGTGTAACCGAAAATATCAAAGGTACCGCCACGCAGGGACTTGAACTTGGCCATCAAACCGAATGCCTTCATCATCCATGGGCCAAACTGTTGCTTGATCAAATGACCCTTGTCATCACGCTTGGCCAGCAATGGCGGCGCGAGGTGGAAGTTGATGGCGTAGTCACCTTCAAACATGTCGGCAATTTTCTTTTGGAACTTGCCGTCAGTGTACAGACGTGCGACTTCATATTCGTCTTTGTAGGCCATCAGTTTGAACAGATATTTCGCGACCGCTTCAGTCAGGCGCAAAGGCTTGTTGCCATCGACGAGTTTGCTTTCTGCTGCTTTGACTTGCGCAACAAACTCCCTGTACTGGCTGGCATAAGCTGCATCCTGATAATCGGTCAGGAAAGCCACGCGCTTGTTGATGGTGTCATCCAGTGTCGGAGCGCGTTTCAGTTCTATGACTTGTGCCGGTGTCACCAGACGTTGTACAGCTGCCAGATCATGTGCAGCAAGGCGACCCCAGTTGAATGCCTGCTTGTTGAAGTCGATAGATACACCATTGAGTTCTATCGCACGCATCAAGGCGACTTCTTCCAGCGGTACCCAGCCTTTTTGCCAGGAATAGCCTAGGATGAACATATTGGTCGCAATGTTGTCACCCATCAGCGCAGTAGCAATTGACGCAGCATCGATCAGATCGACACGGTCAGCGCCACAGGCTTTGCGGATATCATTCTCTGCCGATTCAGCCGGGAATTGCCAGTTAGGATTCTTGATGAAGGTAGAAGTTGGCGAACCATTGGCATTGATGGCGGCGTGGGTACGGCCCTCCCCCATGCGTGACAAGGCATCCTTGCCAGCCGTCACGATCAGGTCACAGCCTATGACCAGATCAGCCATGCCTGTACCTACGCGTGTCGATTGTATATCGTCGGCCTTGTCAGCCAGGCGCACGTGTGACATCACCGCGCCGCCTTTTTGCGCCAAGCCTGTCATGTCCAGCACGGAACAGGCTTTGCCCTGCAAATGCGCCGCCATGGCCATGATCTGGCCTATGGTGATGACGCCAGTACCACCAACGCCAGTGACCAGTACGCCGAAAGGTGTTTTGGTATCAGGCAGGGCTGGATAAGGCAGGGCATTCACGTCGAGTGCATTGCCGGGTTCTATCTTGGTTTTTGCCGGTTTCTTGAGTTTGCCACCTTCTACGGTGACAAAGCTGGGGCAGAAACCTGTGACGCAGGAAAAATCCTTGTTGCAGGAAGACTGGTTGATCTGGCGCTTGCGGCCGAATTCGGTTTCCAGTGGCTCGACTGACAGGCAGTTCGATTGCACTGAGCAATCGCCACAACCTTCACACACAGCTTCATTGATGACTGCACGTTTGGCAGGGTCAGGGAAACCAGGTTTGCCATCCTTGTCGATTTTTTTCCTGCGGCGGCGTTTTTCAGAGGCGCAGGTCTGATCATAAATCATCGCAGAGACGCCCTTGGCCACGCGCAGTTCACGTTGCACGGCATCAAGCTCGCTACGGTGGCGCACGGTGACACCAGCAGCCCATGGATAATTCGCACCATATTTTTCTGGCTCGTCAGTGACGACGATGATAGGGCCTACGCCTTCAGCAGCGATCTGGCGCGAGATCATGCCTGGGTCCAGCGGGCCATCGAATTCCTGTCCACCTGTCATGGCGACAGCGTCATTGAACAGTATCTTGTAAGTGATATTGACTTCACCGGATACCGCAGCGCGTATCGCCAGCAAACCCGAGTGATAATAAGTACCATCACCCAGATTACAGAACACATGGTTCTCAGTCGTGAATGGTGCCTGGCCTACCCAGGTCACGCCTTCAGCGCCCATGTGGGTAAATGTAGAGGTTTCGCGGTCCATCCAGGTCACCATGTAATGGCAACCGATACCGGCCAGGGCACGGCTGCCCTCGGGTACTTTGGTGGAGGTGTTATGCGGGCAGCCGGAACAGAAATGCGGTACACGGTCTTTGTTAGGGTCAGGCTTGGAAACGGTATTGAGCATCGCTTCCTTGGCTTCCAGATAAGCCACGCGTTCTTTCACGCGTTGCTCTACCGGGTGACCGGCGAAGTAGCGGCTGATACGCGAGGCAATCGCACGGGCGATCTGTGCCGGGCTCAGTTCATAAGTCGCGGGCAGCAGCCATTCACCATGGCCAGAACCATGCAGGTTGCTCCACTCGCCACTGTCATCGAACTTGCCAACCACGCGTGGGCGGACTTTGTCTTCCCAGTTGTACAGCTCTTCTTTCAAAGCGTATTCAAGGATCTGGCGTTTTTCTTCAACCACCAGGATTTCTTCCAGGCCGGTAGCGAATTCGCGTACGCCTTCAGATTCCAGCGGCCAGGTCAGGCCTATCTTGTACAGGCGTATGCCTATGTCCTTGGCAACCTGTTCATCGATGCCCAGGTCGGCCAGTGACTGACGGGTGTCGAGGTAGGATTTACCGGCAGTGATGATGCCTATCCTGGCATGTGGGCTGTCCCAGATGATTTTATTGAGCTTGTTGGCACGCGCATAGGCCAGCGCCGCATACCATTTGTAGTTATTCATGCGGATTTCTTGCGCCAGCACCGGGTCTGGTGTGCGGATGTTCACACCATCGGCAGGCAAGACAAAATCTGCTGGAATGATAGGTCGCACGCGGTCTGGATCGATATCAACGACAGCACCGGATTCAACAATGTCAGTCACGCATTTCATCGATACCCACAGGCCGGTATAGCGCGACATGGCGATGCCGTGCAGGCCATAATCCAGATACTCTTGTACGGTAGATGGATACAACACCGGGATACCGCAGGCTTTGAGGATATGTTCACTCTGATGCGCTGCTGTGGAAGACTTGGCAGCATGGTCATCACCAGCCACGACCAGTACACCACCGTGTTTTGAAGTACCTGCCAGATTCGCATGCTTGAACACGTCACCACAACGATCTACACCCGGGCCCTTGCCGTACCACATGGCAAACACACCATCATATTTAGCGCCAGGGAACATATTCACCTGTTGCGTACCCCAGACTGTTGTAGCCGCCAGATCTTCATTCACGCCCGGGTGAAATTTGACGTGGTGTTTGGCCAGATGTTTTTTCGCCTTGGCAGCAGTCAGATCGACGTTACCCAGAGGTGAGCCACGATAACCGCTGATATAGCCGCCGGTATTGAGACCCGCTTTTTCATCGGCCTGGCGCTGCAACATCATCAGGCGTATCAGGGCCTGGGTGCCGGTCATGAAAGCGCGGCCGCGCTCCAGCGTGAATTTATCGTCGAGGGAAATATTGTTGTCGATCAGCGCCTGCTGCTCGGCTTTGTGGGGTGCATTCATGGGGTCTCCGTGCTTTTTTATCGTTTGGCAATGGTGTGCGCAACAAAACAGAATCACCTTGTGAGTGAATCATATACTTATTAGTGTAGCTTGGTATCGTAATGGGTATGCGATCTCAAGCTACCATGATACGGGTCGCACATTAACATGCTGTATTGCCAGTCCCAATGGACAGTACCTCACAAAAAGACCAGTACAGTATGACTGACACTTTCCCAAAGTGTACTGGCCGGTCTGGATACAATCAAAATTTTGCTTTTTATGTATTTGATTTCTATCGTATCAATGACTGGAATCTGGGAAAATAGGTTTTATTAAAAGCAGCCACAAGATAGACAGGGACTGCGCCGCAGGGGCAATTTTGCATCAGACCACAAAGGCAAGGAAAATCATGTCCGGGAACAAAGCAACACTGATAGATAAGATCATGTATCCCTGCACAGTCTTGATGAGCAAACTCAGTTTGCGCACCAAGTTACTGGGTATATTTATTATTTTGCTACTGCCTTTGTTGTTTTTTGCCAGCCTTTCCCTGAACCAGATACGAACTGATGCCATCAATGCCCACAGCGGCCTGGACGGTGTGGAGGCAAATGGCCTGATCATGAACGTAGTCATCCAGACCCAAAAGCACCGTGGCCAGGTCAATCTCAAGCTTGCCGGAGATAAGCTGGATGATGATCTGGCAAAAACCCGGACTGAGCTGAAAAACAGCCTGGCCCAGCTCGACCAGTTCTTGCTTAATCATGCAGACCTGGGCCTGCAAGGGCCGTGGAAAGCCAGTGCTGATGAACTGCAGCAACTGGCTGCAGGCCAGACTGCCACCAATGTCAAAGACAACGTCGCCCAGCACAGCCGCCTGATCAGGCAAAGCCTGCAATTCTCTGCCCTGCTCAGTGAAAAGACCGGCTTGCTGACGGATACCCAGAGCGCCAACTTTCTGTTGCTGGATATCTCCCTGCGCAAGTTACCTGTATGGATAGAACATGTGGCGCTGTTGCGCGGCCTGGGTGCCAGTTATATCAAGACAGGGTCTATGGAGTTCCCGGAAAAAGCGGGATTGATCTCGCGCCTTGATGCCTTGCAGGCAGCGATGAATGGGGTGACTGATCTCGATGAGGCGATGAAACGGGCTGGTGTTGATGTCAGCACTGCAGAACAGGCAGCCATCGAAGCAGCCCAGACCTTTGCCGCACTCGCCAGGAAAAACCTGCTGGCAGAAAGCATCAGTGGTGATGCCAGTGCCTATTTTGCCCAAGGCACGCAAGCCATAGAGAAAACCCTGGCATTACAGACCCAGATGCTGGCCAAACTGACAGGCATGTTAAGAGACCGCAGCAGCCAGATGGAGTTGTATCAAAACCTGGTCAGCCTGGGCACGGGGGTAATCGTCATCCTCAGTTGCTATCTGGCGCTGGGGTTTTACCGTGGCTTCATGTCTGCCCTGAACCAGGTCGGGCGCTCTGCCCATGCAGTAGCCGCTGGTGACCTGACCAATCATATACGCATCACCGGCAAGGATGAACTGGCAAAAACCGGTAACTTGCTCGATAGCATGAATGGCAACTTGTCCAGACTGGTGGCGAATGTGCGCAGCAATGCCAGCATGGTGGCGCAACTCGGTGAGGGCCTGGCGACCAATATCAATGACCTGACCGTCAGGACTGAGCAACAGGCATCAAGCCTGGAAGAAACATCGGCCAGCGTCGATGACCTCGCAGATACCGTCAAAAAGAATGCAGACAGTGCCAGGGCAGTCGATAACCTGGCAGCAAATCTGCGCCTGATCACAGAATCGACAGGTGACGACATGCGTGCTGCCGTCGATTCCATGAATGGCATACACCAGAGCGCCCGCAAGGTGCAGGAAATTGTCAGCCTTATCGATGGCATTTCTTTCCAGACCGATATCCTGGCCCTGAATGCGGCGGTGGAAGCCTCGCGCGCGGGTGAGCATGGCCGTGGCTTCGCCGTCGTTGCCAGCGAAGTGCGCAGTCTGGCGCAGCGTAGCGCTGATTCTGCCCGCCAGATCAGGCGCCTGATTGATGATTCTGTGCACAGGGTGGATCAGGGTGTGAACCAGATCAGCAATGTCAACCAGACCCTGAGCGAGATAGTCACCGGCATCCGTGACCTGGCAAATAACATCAATGCCATCTCTGTGGCATCAAGCGAGCAAAGCAATGGCCTGTCACAAATCTCAGAAGCCTTGCGCCATCTGGATGATATTACACAAAGCAATGCGCAGATGGCGGAGCAGGCCAAACATGCTTCCATCAGTCTTGACGAGCGTGCCCACGCATTAACCAGGTCAGTCTCGGCCTTCAAACTGCTGCAAGGAACGGCAGATGAAGCCTATGCCCTGGTCAAAAAAGCTGTGCCTCTTTACCATTCCAGGGGCAGGTCTGCCCTGCAAATCATCACAGCCGATGCTGAAAAGCAGTATGCAGACCGCGACATGTATGTGTTTGCCTTTGACCGTCATGGTCAATATCTGGCTTTTGCAGGTAATGCCGCCAAACTCAAGGTCAACCTGTTTCATGTCGATGGCCTGGATGGCCGCAAGCTTGTCAGTGATGCATTTTCCCTCCCCGCAACTGGCGGCTGGGTCAGTTACACCATTGTCAATCCCGTCTCCAAAAAGACGGAAGCAAAGATCTCTTATATAGAGGCAGTAGAGGATAATCTGGTGCTTGGCTGTGGCGTGTATCAGGTTGAGTAAGGCATGGAATGCCATGACCTGTGCTGTCTGAGGCTATAATCGCAGCATGAAACTCAAATTCACCAAAATGCATGGCGCTGGTAATGATTTTGTCGTTATCGATGCGATTAACCAGCACATCAATTTCACTCCTGCCCAGTGGCGGCTGATTGCTGACCGCCGCTTTGGCATAGGGGCAGACCAGATCCTGGTGGTAGAACGACCAGAAAGCCAGGACGTCGATTTTCGCTACCGTATCTATAACGCCGATGGTGGCGAAGTCGAACAATGTGGCAATGGCTCGCGCGCTTTCGTGCAGTTTGTCATCGAAAAAGGCCTGACCGACAAATCGACCATACGTGTGCAGACCATGTCCGGCATCATAGAGCCGCGCATGGGGGCAGATGGCAAAATCACGGTCAATATGGGCGCACCCATACTGGAAGCAGCGCAGGTACCATTCAATGCCGAAGGTCTGGAGTCCAGGCCTGAAGGACATGACAGCTTGTGGCCACTGGACATCAATGGCAAACAGGTCTGGATTTCTGCCATTTCCATGGGTAATCCGCATGCAGTGCAGGTGGTAGCCTCGGTCGATGACTTCCCGGTCGCTGCTGATGGCCCGCTGATAGAGCATCACCCTCGCTTCCCGCGCCGCGTCAATGCTGGCTTCATGGAGGTTGTGGATCGCCAGCACATACGCCTGCGCGTGTTTGAACGCGGTGCCGGAGAAACCCTGGCCTGTGGTACCGGTGCCTGTGCCGCTGCTGTAGCTGGCCTGCGCCGGGGCTTGCTGGATAGCCCGGTACGTGTCAGCATGCGCGGTGGTGAACTTTCGATCGCCTGGGAGGGTGAAGGCCAGCCAGTATTCCTCAGCGGTCCGGCAGTGACCGTCTTTGAAGGCGAAATTAATTTAACAGAAACATAATGAATTCCACTGATATCGCCACCTACCTGATACAGCATCCGCATTTTTTTGAAGAACATGCAGAATTGCTGGGTTCCATCAAACTGACCAGCCCTGTCATGGGGCGTGCCATTTCCTTGCAGGAAAGGCAAATGGAAGTCGTACGCGAAAAATATCGCAGCCTGGAATTGCGCATGGCAGACTTGCTGCGCATCGCCGAAGAAAACCATGACATCAGCCAAAAGTTCCAGAGCTGGACGCGCGCGCTGCTGCTGGCCCGCAATGACGTCGATTTACCCCATGTACTGACCCAGGGTTTGCAGGATATCTTCGACCTGCCGCATGCGACCCTGCGCCTGTGGGGTGTGGCTGAGGATTTTGCCCATACCTGGTTTGCCAGCAGCACCAGCGATGATGCACAGTTGTTTGCCAAGGGCCTGACCACGCCTTATTGTGGCAAGAACCATGATTTTGAAGCGGCAGGCTGGATAGAGACAGAGCAGCCGGTTGAATCACTGGCCATGCTGCCTTTGCGTTTGTCTGGTAATGGTCCGACTTTTGGTTTGCTGGTACTGGGTTCACCCGACCCCAACCGCTATACCAAGGACATGGCAACAGATTTCCTCAGCAAGATTGCAGATACCAGCAGTGCTGCACTGAGCTGCCTGGTGGATATTTAGCCCAGATTAAGCATGACATGAATACGCAAGACGATTATCTGAGTCTTTATCTGGAAGTCTTGCGTAGTCAAAGACAATTATCGCAACACACGCTGGACAGTTACCTGCTGGATTTACGCGAGCTCATCAAGCTCGCAGAACAGGCCGGGAAAACCGACCTGGCCAGCCTGACTACCCATCACATACGCCGCTTCGCTGCCCAAATGCATGCTGATGGACAAAACGCCCGCAGCATTGCCCGCAAACTGTCGAGCTGGCGTGGCTTTTACCGCTGGCTGACAGAAGAACGCGATCTGGCCGCTAATCCGGTTGAAGGCGTGCGCGCTCCCAAGAAAAGCAAACCTCTGCCCAAAGCCCTGGGGGCAGATGATGCGGTGCGCCTGGTAGCCCACAAGGGCGGTGACCAGCCTACTGCGCGCGCCAACCGTGCGATGTTCGAGCTCCTGTATTCCAGTGGTTTACGGGTATCTGAGCTTGCAAGCCTGGATGTCGCGGCTGTCACAGAATCAGGCTATAGCTCGGCGGGCTGGGTAGATATGCAGGAAGC
This is a stretch of genomic DNA from Undibacterium sp. KW1. It encodes these proteins:
- a CDS encoding DUF484 family protein produces the protein MNSTDIATYLIQHPHFFEEHAELLGSIKLTSPVMGRAISLQERQMEVVREKYRSLELRMADLLRIAEENHDISQKFQSWTRALLLARNDVDLPHVLTQGLQDIFDLPHATLRLWGVAEDFAHTWFASSTSDDAQLFAKGLTTPYCGKNHDFEAAGWIETEQPVESLAMLPLRLSGNGPTFGLLVLGSPDPNRYTKDMATDFLSKIADTSSAALSCLVDI
- a CDS encoding methyl-accepting chemotaxis protein, yielding MSGNKATLIDKIMYPCTVLMSKLSLRTKLLGIFIILLLPLLFFASLSLNQIRTDAINAHSGLDGVEANGLIMNVVIQTQKHRGQVNLKLAGDKLDDDLAKTRTELKNSLAQLDQFLLNHADLGLQGPWKASADELQQLAAGQTATNVKDNVAQHSRLIRQSLQFSALLSEKTGLLTDTQSANFLLLDISLRKLPVWIEHVALLRGLGASYIKTGSMEFPEKAGLISRLDALQAAMNGVTDLDEAMKRAGVDVSTAEQAAIEAAQTFAALARKNLLAESISGDASAYFAQGTQAIEKTLALQTQMLAKLTGMLRDRSSQMELYQNLVSLGTGVIVILSCYLALGFYRGFMSALNQVGRSAHAVAAGDLTNHIRITGKDELAKTGNLLDSMNGNLSRLVANVRSNASMVAQLGEGLATNINDLTVRTEQQASSLEETSASVDDLADTVKKNADSARAVDNLAANLRLITESTGDDMRAAVDSMNGIHQSARKVQEIVSLIDGISFQTDILALNAAVEASRAGEHGRGFAVVASEVRSLAQRSADSARQIRRLIDDSVHRVDQGVNQISNVNQTLSEIVTGIRDLANNINAISVASSEQSNGLSQISEALRHLDDITQSNAQMAEQAKHASISLDERAHALTRSVSAFKLLQGTADEAYALVKKAVPLYHSRGRSALQIITADAEKQYADRDMYVFAFDRHGQYLAFAGNAAKLKVNLFHVDGLDGRKLVSDAFSLPATGGWVSYTIVNPVSKKTEAKISYIEAVEDNLVLGCGVYQVE
- the dapF gene encoding diaminopimelate epimerase, with product MKLKFTKMHGAGNDFVVIDAINQHINFTPAQWRLIADRRFGIGADQILVVERPESQDVDFRYRIYNADGGEVEQCGNGSRAFVQFVIEKGLTDKSTIRVQTMSGIIEPRMGADGKITVNMGAPILEAAQVPFNAEGLESRPEGHDSLWPLDINGKQVWISAISMGNPHAVQVVASVDDFPVAADGPLIEHHPRFPRRVNAGFMEVVDRQHIRLRVFERGAGETLACGTGACAAAVAGLRRGLLDSPVRVSMRGGELSIAWEGEGQPVFLSGPAVTVFEGEINLTET
- the xerC gene encoding tyrosine recombinase XerC codes for the protein MNTQDDYLSLYLEVLRSQRQLSQHTLDSYLLDLRELIKLAEQAGKTDLASLTTHHIRRFAAQMHADGQNARSIARKLSSWRGFYRWLTEERDLAANPVEGVRAPKKSKPLPKALGADDAVRLVAHKGGDQPTARANRAMFELLYSSGLRVSELASLDVAAVTESGYSSAGWVDMQEAEVRVTGKGGKQRIVPVGKPALDALHDWLAIRATLVKADPHPLFLTERGTRISTRLIQLRLKAHAQSLDIPANVHPHMLRHSFASHVLQSSGDLRAVQEMLGHSSIAATQVYTSLDFQHLAKVYDQTHPRAKK